The proteins below are encoded in one region of Dioscorea cayenensis subsp. rotundata cultivar TDr96_F1 chromosome 18, TDr96_F1_v2_PseudoChromosome.rev07_lg8_w22 25.fasta, whole genome shotgun sequence:
- the LOC120282791 gene encoding uncharacterized protein LOC120282791 has protein sequence MMFSCHQAFHDVQVIELYVELSVVTSTGGFSQHQINRNDNIPPERLSIEWRAWDNLQHNFNFNFTASQQPPSTSTHHRTDNITSHENEFGEYASSSGDDQDEDNYTDNSEASLEDYNAEDANRQRDDVEMTMPPYEPPAHMRALDLEVMSVLEFLEYPSLYINTLRGAMADGELHVGMQFQNKNDVVTTIKNYCLQKSVEYKVIESDPTRYYGRCKSYGDGCSQRVRVSYSKRKQIWEITKYSGPHTCTAVMVSQDHSKLDSNMISHCIQALVKEKPSINVSVLIAEIRNRYGYTPTYKKVWIAKQKAIESAFGNWEESYNELPKWLAALQQFVPGTIIDLQTQPAYNGNYPVRDTNIFHRLFWSFPSCVEAFKYCKPVVQIDGTHLYGKYKGTLLMAIAQDGNKNILPIAFAIVEGETLDAWRFFLEHLRADVTPQEGICFISDRHQSIKGAFRAIGRQMNPPHAYHVYCIRHISANFMRRFKNKEMQRIVVNIGYSKTSHDFNYWYDVLRDFDIEATRWLDNIPRENINTLKLHQVKYSRKC, from the exons ATGATGTTCAGTTGCCATCAAGCATTTCATGATGTTCAAGTTATAGAATTGTATGTGGAGCTTAGTGTTGTGACTTCCACTGGTGGTTTTTCTCAACACCAAATTAATAGAAATGACAACATTCCACCAGAAAGGCTTTCAATAGAATGGAGGGCATGGGATAATCTACAAcacaatttcaatttcaatttcactGCTTCACAACAACCACCAAGCACATCAACACACCATAGAACCGATAACATTACTAGTCATGAAAATGAATTTGGTGAATATGCGAGTTCAAGCGGAGATGATCAAGATGAGGATAACTACACAGACAATAGCGAAGCAAGCTTAGAAGATTACAATGCGGAAGATGCTAACAGACAGAGAGACGACGTAGAAATGACAATGCCGCCATATGAGCCTCCGGCACATATGAGGGCACTTGATTTAGAAGTAATGTCTGTACTAGAATTTCTTGAATACCCTTCACTGTACATCAACACATTAAGAGGGGCAATGGCAGATGGAGAATTGCATGTAGGTATGcagtttcaaaacaaaaatgatgttGTAACAACAATTAAGAATTATTGCTTGCAGAAGTCCGTGGAATATAAAGTAATTGAGTCGGATCCAACTCGGTATTATGGAAGATGCAAGTCATATGGTGATGGATGCAGTCAGAGAGTTCGCGTATCTTATAGTAAGAGGAAGCAAATTTGGGAGATTACAAAATACAGCGGCCCACACACTTGTACAGCAGTGATGGTTTCCCAAGATCATTCAAAGCtagattcaaacatgatttccCATTGTATACAGGCACTAGTCAAGGAGAAGCCATCTATCAACGTCTCTGTTTTGATAGCGGAGATCAGGAACCGATATGGGTACACACCAACATATAAAAAGGTATGGATTGCAAAACAAAAAGCGATTGAATCTGCATTTGGTAACTGGGAGGAGTCATACAATGAGTTACCGAAATGGCTAGCAGCATTACAACAATTTGTCCCTGGGACAATAATCGATCTCCAGACTCAACCAGCATATAATGGAAATTACCCGGTACGTGATACTAATATTTTCCATAGGCTCTTTTGGAGTTTCCCTTCATGTGTagaggctttcaaatattgtaaGCCGGTAGTACAGATAGATGGTACACATCTTTATGGAAAATATAAAGGGACTTTGTTGATGGCAATTGCACAAGATGGCAATAAAAACATTCTTCCAATTGCATTTGCCATTGTGGAAGGAGAGACGTTAGATGCATGGCGTTTCTTCTTAGAGCATCTACGAGCAGACGTGACACCACAAGAAggcatatgttttatttctgaCCGTCACCAATCTATCAAAGGAGCATTTAGAGCAATTGGCCGTCAGATGAATCCTCCTCACGCCtatcatgtttattgtattagaCATATATCTGCGAACTTCATGCGtcgtttcaaaaataaagaaatgcaaCGAATAGTTGTTAACATTG GGTACTCAAAAACATCTCATGATTTTAACTATTGGTATGACGTACTTCGAGACTTTGACATAGAGGCAACGAGGTGGTTAGATAACATACCACGGGAGAATATCAACACGCTCAAATTGCATCAGGTCAAATATTCTCGGAAGTGCTAA